GAAGAAGTGGCAGGTGCAGAGGACCTGGCAGCACTGGGGCTCGCGCTGATGCAGTAGCAGCAGCAGGATGGCCATGATGAACACTGCGGATGAGGCTGCCCTCCCCCAAGAGGCACCGTCAGGGGGCAGCCCGGACCCAGCACACGTGGGCCCATCTCCTCACCAGATAGGAATTCGCTCCAGAAGCTGGTGTAGGAATGACCTGGCTGGGACTGATACCAGCTTGACAAGCAAGGCAAACTGGTGCGGGCAGCTCCCTGTTTGCCTTGTCCTTGGGGCGGATTTGTGAGGGGGAGCAGAGTAGCCCTGTCCCTTCCCTGTCTTCAGCCCAGGGGGTGATGTGTGTAAGGGAACATTTACAGAGAGATAAAGGGAGGGGATGGAGCAAATACCCTGAGAAACAGTGGCtctgaggaggcaggagaggaccCAAGAGCCCAGCTCAACAGCCCCTGGGGCCCAGCCCCTCTCCTATCAATGACTGTGGCATCATAGGACCTGGCACAGGGAAGGGACCGGACCAGCCAAGCACAGCATATTTCAAGTCTTGGCTGGGGATGGCTGTTGCTTAAGGTGACCCTGTAGATGAAGAAGCTGTGCTATCTGGGCTTTGCCCATGGTGAGGGGCCAAGGGTGCCTCTGCCCCACCCTTAGGACTCGTAATGGCAGCAGGTACTCACCGGTGGCCACAACTATGGCTAGGAGGCTGTTGTCCATGGTGATTTCTGCACACGGAGAAGCAGTGACAGGGGATGCCAAGAAAGGGCATCGGCCTTGAGGGCAGCCAGCAGGGCCACAGGGCTGACCCTCCCCAAGGTGCCACACCCCTCCCTGGGAACCCTGGTCCGGAGCAACTCCATTCAGAGCAGGGGCATCTGTGATGAGCTTTCCAGGCTCTCCTGCCTCTGCAGACCTGGCAGCTATGAGGGTCCTGCTACAATCTTCTGAGCAGGAGTTGCGGGGAACAGGCCCTGCTTCTGCTGAACCTGACAGCCAGTGGAACTCCAACTCGCCCAGATCGCTGCACTTCTCAGTCTCCGATCCCTCCCAGTCCCACtgcccacctccacttcccattGGCCCAGGTAGCTTGGCTCTGGATGTCAATTGGCTGTCCTCTGGTCTTGGCTTCCACCTCTAACAGAACCTTGGTGTCCATGGTTGCCCTGGAAACCGGGTACGCCAGGCCACGAAATACAAAAGCCTCTCTGCCCaggctctcctcctccctccaaaGCAGTTATTGTGCAGCTCTGGGGGCCCAGCCTGCCTGCGCCCGTTCCCCGCCCCCACTCCGTATCCTGCCTGGCCCAAATCCTGATCTTGACCCCAGGGGCCCAGCCAGGAGAGGATTTCAAAGAAACCTCAAAAAACCCAAACCTCCAGGGTGAGCTCACCCTACAGAAAGGTGGTGGGTAGAGAACACTCTGCCAGGAACTCAAGCAGTGAAGCTTGCCTCAGTGACCTGAACTGGAGAGAATGGGAGAGGAGCGCATCCACCCCCAAACCTGGCCTCTGAACCTGTCAAGAGGAGTCCTGGAGCCTGGTCCTGGGTCCTGCAGTGCTTCAAATTCAGTGGAGCCAAGACAGGCCTGCCAGAGCAGTGAGGGTGGGGCTACGCTTCCCTAGTTCTGACTCGTTAGAAAGGCCTAGGAGCTTTAAAAGCACACCATAGTGGGTTGCCATTAAATCAGAATCCTCTTTTAGAATTGTGACTTACTGAGTTGAATGTAAACTCAAAAATGTTTACAGCAGGTGACAATAATGGTAACTAAGACCTGATCTAATATGATGGAGAAGGACGAGGATGCAGCAAGTGCATGTCTTACCTAAGGttttttacacttgatcttagacaaaaggccaagaagtgatctacgtaagttttttttttttttttttttttaatggtactttgaggctaggcatagtggctgatgcctgtaatcccaatgctttggaagttggagtgggaggattgcttgaggccaggagtttgagaccagcctgggcaacgtgggaCCCCTggttctaccaaaaaaaaaaaaaaaaaaaaaaaaaaaaggccaggcatagtggtgcacacctgtggtcttagctacttaggcttgagccaggaggtcaaggctgcagtgagctatgatcttgattgtgcctggacaacagagccagaccctgtctctaaaacaaaaagtgatCATAATACTTTGAAAACTTTTGTTCTGGTCTAACACAGCAGCCACAGCCCAGGTTAAACCCACAGGCTAGTTTGTGAGCTCTCGGGCAGCAGTCTAAATGTTCTAATATTCACTGCCTGTGCCTAATATGCTAAATCTAgttgttaatttttctctttattgaccTGAGAGTTGACATTGGGAAACAAAAACCCCAACATTCTAGAGAACCAGGGTATAGCTTCGGATGTTCACTAACATAGGAGCCAGAGAAAATGAATCATCTTAGCCTCTGAACCTAAGCACCCTTTCCTTCTAATTCTTGCCGTTAGCTCCTTCCTGCCCAGCCAGGCTGTTTTGCGAGCAGAACAGTGTAGGGACTGAGTGGCTCTGAAGGCTTCCTGCctctttctgaagcctgctgcCACCATCTAATAGCTGTGACTTTGGGCTCGTCGTTTCACAGCTCTAAGCCTCCGCTTTTTGATCTgctaaataatgataataaaaatgccTCCCTCCGCAAGTTGCAAGGTTGAGATACTGGCAAGTTGCAAGGTTGAGATACTGCAGCCGTGGCCAGCACCATGGCAGCTGACAAAAACCCCAATGCTGGTAATCGGTTGTCAGGAGTGCCCCCTCCTGGCAACTAGAACTTGACATGTGGCAGCCTGGGCAGGAGTTTGTTCCCCAAGCTGAGCTGAAGTCAGGGTGGCTGACCGATAGGGTGACTTTAGAAGTCTAGAAACCTTCACTGTTGCTCCCACATTAAGTAAGGTGTGAAGGACTGATACTGAGCCCTGGCTGACAATGGTAGGAGAgcgggagggggagaggaggcttgggaaagggagggaggatgggcaACCCTTTTCAACATGAGTCCTAGGACAGTGACCAGGGACCTAGGCTGCTGCTACTCCTGCCCCTAAAGGAAAAAGCTCCAATCATAATCA
This is a stretch of genomic DNA from Saimiri boliviensis isolate mSaiBol1 chromosome 17, mSaiBol1.pri, whole genome shotgun sequence. It encodes these proteins:
- the LOC141581860 gene encoding uncharacterized protein LOC141581860 yields the protein MGSGGGQWDWEGSETEKCSDLGELEFHWLSGSAEAGPVPRNSCSEDCSRTLIAARSAEAGEPGKLITDAPALNGVAPDQGSQGGVWHLGEGQPCGPAGCPQGRCPFLASPVTASPCAEITMDNSLLAIVVATASSAVFIMAILLLLLHQREPQCCQVLCTCHFFRSPSQQNCPPPYSSTMGHHAEVQPVERSQEFQGIQGHTHGGEVFCVGLPRSHQLPLWQPARLPTYESVRKKDRQQHIHQLIAQRFGLWACRELPPSYEEAVRSLPAPAPSCGSTWPSQEAATCPAQGSTTV